From Ancylobacter pratisalsi, one genomic window encodes:
- a CDS encoding phosphonate ABC transporter ATP-binding protein yields the protein MAAALQLDRVSKTYGSKGGPNLRAVDNVSLTIREGERVALIGASGSGKSTLIRLAAGLILADAQGGGSGAVHAFGIRVQENGRLAREVRAARRNIGLVFQQFALSGRLSVMTNVLVGVLGRISALRGTFGLFNADEKRTAYAALAEVGIAQHAAKRARELSGGQQQRVAIARALVQGAKLVLADEPIASLDPKSAKRVMDTLVTMSRDYGIALVVSLHQVDYATAYFDRVIAMNGGRVVFDGPASKINAGFLTELYGASAEELILPSQFAVAAPAVTHHPSSQPVS from the coding sequence ATGGCGGCAGCTCTCCAACTCGACCGCGTAAGCAAGACCTACGGCTCGAAGGGGGGCCCCAACCTCCGCGCTGTCGACAACGTCTCGCTGACGATCCGCGAGGGGGAACGCGTCGCGCTGATCGGGGCTTCCGGCTCGGGCAAATCCACGCTGATCCGCCTCGCTGCCGGTCTCATACTGGCGGATGCGCAGGGCGGTGGCTCTGGCGCCGTGCACGCGTTCGGCATCCGCGTGCAGGAGAACGGGCGCCTGGCCCGCGAGGTGCGCGCGGCGCGGCGCAATATCGGGCTGGTGTTCCAGCAGTTCGCGCTCTCCGGCCGGCTGTCGGTGATGACCAATGTGCTGGTGGGAGTGCTGGGGCGCATCAGCGCGCTGCGCGGCACGTTCGGCCTGTTCAATGCCGATGAGAAACGCACCGCCTATGCCGCGCTGGCCGAGGTCGGCATCGCCCAGCACGCCGCCAAGCGGGCGCGCGAACTCTCCGGCGGCCAGCAGCAGCGCGTCGCCATTGCCCGCGCACTGGTGCAGGGCGCCAAGCTGGTGCTTGCCGACGAGCCGATCGCCTCGCTGGATCCCAAATCGGCGAAACGGGTGATGGACACGCTGGTGACCATGAGCCGGGACTACGGCATCGCGCTTGTCGTCTCGCTGCACCAGGTGGACTACGCCACCGCCTATTTCGACCGCGTGATCGCGATGAACGGTGGTCGCGTCGTGTTCGACGGTCCCGCCTCGAAGATCAATGCCGGCTTCCTGACCGAGCTCTACGGCGCCAGCGCCGAGGAGCTGATCCTGCCGAGCCAGTTCGCGGTGGCGGCTCCCGCCGTCACCCATCACCCATCATCCCAGCCCGTATCCTGA